A window from Vibrio cortegadensis encodes these proteins:
- the btuC gene encoding vitamin B12 ABC transporter permease BtuC, with translation MDFQQLILQKQIRWKRYIGFMSLLLVAFSCAYLMVGDLFISPFGDISPLEHKLLVDLRLPRLLAAIAIGSALAVSGASLQVLLGNVLAEPGVLGISGGASLAMVIVLFFLPFAPTPEIFMVAAILGSLCFTLILVSMARAMKLTTARLLLVGVALGILSGAMVTWAFYFSDDLSLRLLMYWLMGSLGGVSWYHHSLSMVMLPVMVWLCLQGSKLDKLMIGETHAAQLGVNVASLRWRLILAVSILVGCSVALGGVISFVGLVVPHLLRLAFGTENRYLLPLSAITGAALLVFSDILARTLLNSAELPLGVMTTTIGAPIFIWMLVKNHD, from the coding sequence ATGGATTTTCAACAACTTATTCTTCAAAAACAGATCCGATGGAAACGCTATATTGGTTTCATGAGTCTTCTACTCGTTGCCTTTAGTTGCGCGTACCTCATGGTTGGTGATCTGTTTATTTCCCCTTTTGGTGATATCTCACCGTTAGAACATAAATTATTGGTCGATCTTCGATTACCACGATTACTTGCCGCTATTGCTATCGGTTCTGCACTTGCAGTTTCTGGTGCCAGTTTACAAGTACTACTAGGAAACGTACTTGCTGAACCCGGAGTATTAGGAATCTCTGGTGGTGCGAGTTTGGCAATGGTGATTGTGCTGTTCTTCTTACCCTTCGCCCCAACGCCTGAAATATTCATGGTCGCTGCGATCTTGGGCTCTCTCTGTTTCACATTAATACTGGTCAGTATGGCGAGAGCGATGAAGCTCACCACAGCACGCTTGCTACTCGTGGGCGTTGCTTTAGGCATTCTTTCTGGCGCGATGGTGACATGGGCATTCTATTTTAGTGATGACCTAAGCCTTCGACTGTTGATGTATTGGCTTATGGGCAGTTTAGGTGGCGTTAGTTGGTATCATCACTCCTTGTCGATGGTCATGTTGCCAGTGATGGTTTGGCTATGCTTGCAGGGCAGCAAACTCGATAAATTGATGATCGGCGAAACCCATGCAGCGCAACTTGGGGTGAATGTCGCTTCGTTAAGGTGGCGACTGATTTTGGCGGTTTCCATTTTGGTTGGATGCTCTGTTGCTCTGGGTGGGGTAATCAGCTTTGTTGGCTTAGTTGTACCGCACCTTTTGCGCTTAGCGTTTGGAACAGAAAATCGCTATCTGTTACCGCTATCTGCCATTACTGGCGCAGCGCTACTTGTCTTTTCCGATATTTTGGCGAGAACACTTTTGAATTCTGCCGAATTACCACTTGGCGTAATGACGACAACCATTGGAGCGCCGATTTTTATCTGGATGCTAGTGAAAAACCATGATTAG
- the btuD gene encoding vitamin B12 ABC transporter ATP-binding protein BtuD: MIRVQNVSVGSRLLPLSFQFDKGEIVHVIGTNGSGKSTLLEAMSGIVGTSSTVKGQVFIDEHEVSKMSLADLALHRAYLSQSARPSFSLEVFQFLSLSVPNCVKGDWQRVNMVLDELCELLQIQDKLHRSIQQLSGGEWQRVRLAAMCLQVWPTLNPYAKLMILDEPAAPLDIGQEALLYQLINKITALGISVVMANHDLNRTLRHAHKVLLLDKGVMESFGSTDEVLQAEKLSAVFKTEVKRIEVEKQPHLIFG; the protein is encoded by the coding sequence ATGATTAGAGTACAAAACGTCAGTGTTGGTTCTCGGTTATTACCCTTATCATTTCAATTTGATAAAGGTGAAATTGTGCATGTTATCGGGACTAATGGGAGCGGCAAAAGCACACTTTTGGAAGCGATGTCGGGCATAGTTGGCACATCTTCTACCGTGAAAGGGCAAGTTTTCATTGATGAACATGAAGTCAGTAAGATGAGTCTTGCCGATCTTGCGTTACATCGTGCTTATCTGAGCCAGTCTGCACGTCCTTCATTCAGTCTTGAAGTCTTTCAATTCTTGTCTTTGTCAGTTCCAAATTGTGTTAAGGGGGATTGGCAACGGGTAAATATGGTTCTCGATGAATTGTGCGAATTGCTTCAAATCCAAGATAAGCTGCATCGCTCAATACAGCAACTTTCAGGTGGGGAATGGCAGCGTGTTAGGCTAGCGGCGATGTGCCTACAGGTTTGGCCGACACTCAACCCATATGCAAAACTGATGATTCTTGATGAACCTGCGGCGCCTTTAGATATTGGTCAAGAGGCGTTGCTCTATCAACTCATCAATAAAATCACAGCACTAGGTATCAGCGTGGTGATGGCTAATCACGATCTCAATCGTACGTTGCGTCATGCGCATAAAGTCTTGCTGCTTGATAAAGGGGTAATGGAAAGTTTCGGGAGTACAGACGAAGTACTGCAAGCTGAAAAACTCAGTGCGGTGTTTAAGACAGAAGTTAAGCGTATAGAAGTAGAAAAGCAGCCGCACTTAATTTTTGGATAA
- a CDS encoding nucleoside triphosphate pyrophosphohydrolase family protein, with amino-acid sequence MHLSQLTSDIFQHLYRDIEEFRSTFDLPVADPASLDSKADTLHTSLAIEELTELAEADCKTEQADAIVDSVYVLMGRLVHLGNDKIEDNIAISYLIDLLLNVAKNRAIEFVACWDEVHSSNMSKVCRNETEYQETEAFYAQQGIKLMAVQKGDYIIAKCAEDFVSEGKTIRQGKVLKSVYYRPADLAPLTK; translated from the coding sequence ATGCATCTTTCTCAACTTACCTCAGATATCTTTCAACACCTTTACCGCGATATCGAAGAATTTCGTAGCACGTTTGACCTTCCAGTTGCTGACCCAGCAAGTTTAGACAGCAAAGCTGACACATTGCATACATCACTTGCTATTGAAGAGTTAACAGAACTAGCGGAAGCAGATTGTAAAACAGAACAAGCGGATGCCATTGTTGATAGTGTATATGTACTAATGGGTCGTTTGGTTCATCTAGGCAATGACAAAATTGAAGATAATATTGCGATCAGTTACCTAATTGATTTATTACTCAATGTTGCAAAAAATCGCGCGATTGAATTTGTAGCGTGCTGGGACGAAGTGCATTCAAGCAATATGAGTAAAGTTTGTCGTAACGAAACCGAATATCAAGAGACGGAAGCTTTTTACGCACAACAAGGTATCAAGCTAATGGCCGTACAAAAAGGCGACTACATCATTGCTAAGTGTGCTGAAGATTTTGTTTCTGAAGGCAAAACGATTCGTCAGGGTAAAGTTTTAAAATCGGTATATTACCGCCCGGCTGATTTAGCGCCTCTAACAAAATAA
- a CDS encoding DUF1415 domain-containing protein: MPSQSSTPSTQQVHDQVKQWLDDVVIGLNLCPFAAKPQRNKQIKIFVSEAETEETLLEDILQQFMILESKTAKELETTLVVVPNMLQDFFDYNMFIDWIEALIKQQEWDGTFQLATFHPDYCFGGADPEDDENLTNRSPYPVFHLIREESMEKVLKHYPNPEAIPDTNIARVESLTAEERRKLFPYLFS; this comes from the coding sequence ATGCCTTCCCAAAGCTCAACACCTTCGACACAACAAGTCCACGACCAAGTTAAGCAGTGGTTAGATGACGTCGTAATCGGCCTTAATCTCTGCCCTTTTGCCGCTAAACCACAGCGTAATAAACAGATCAAGATTTTTGTTAGCGAAGCAGAAACCGAAGAGACGCTGCTAGAAGATATTCTTCAACAATTCATGATCCTTGAATCTAAAACGGCAAAAGAGTTAGAAACAACGTTGGTTGTCGTTCCCAACATGCTGCAAGATTTCTTCGATTACAATATGTTCATCGACTGGATTGAAGCGTTGATAAAACAGCAAGAGTGGGATGGCACTTTCCAACTTGCGACTTTCCACCCAGACTACTGCTTTGGTGGCGCGGATCCTGAAGATGATGAGAACCTGACCAACCGTTCTCCTTATCCTGTGTTTCATTTGATTCGTGAAGAGAGCATGGAAAAAGTGCTGAAACACTACCCAAATCCAGAAGCGATCCCAGATACAAACATCGCCCGTGTTGAGTCACTCACAGCGGAAGAGCGTCGTAAACTCTTCCCATACTTGTTCTCGTAA
- a CDS encoding MFS transporter, which produces MIELGSKQYFKVTAGLALGSFIVFCNLYLFQPMLPYMADHFGVTETQVNWLFASTTLVLAVSLVPWAISSEAFGRRRILLIGLFSIPMIGALMLIGDSLLFLIAARALMGLVLAAFASVAVAYMVEELSPTAFTQAIGGYIAANSLGGITGRILGGVLTDSFSWQWALGVIAVFSLFGAIAVYFLLPKQKNFTPQRGMFFHHNRALITHIRNKTIWLAMLIGGVNFALFVNLYSVMGFRLVSEPHNLPISLASLIFLCYLAGTFSSKLSGRWSRQYNPITGMSIGAVISMLGMWIAVIDELPFMLLGLMLISFGAFFTHTLAYGWVSQQATTAKATATAMYLGHYYIGGSLGGFMLLYCWQVASWGGVITGGMILYALVFFLCFKLQSRQTDLSSFSNAKT; this is translated from the coding sequence ATGATCGAGTTAGGCAGTAAGCAGTATTTCAAAGTCACCGCCGGACTTGCGCTTGGTTCATTTATTGTGTTTTGTAACCTTTATCTTTTTCAACCAATGCTGCCTTACATGGCCGATCACTTTGGCGTTACAGAAACTCAAGTCAACTGGTTATTCGCATCTACAACACTTGTACTCGCCGTCAGTTTAGTCCCGTGGGCAATAAGCTCTGAAGCATTTGGTAGACGACGTATTTTGCTTATTGGTCTGTTTTCAATTCCGATGATTGGCGCGCTGATGTTGATAGGTGACAGCTTGCTGTTCTTAATTGCAGCACGAGCACTGATGGGACTTGTGCTTGCGGCTTTCGCTTCTGTCGCCGTCGCCTACATGGTAGAAGAACTCTCTCCCACGGCTTTTACTCAAGCCATCGGGGGATACATTGCGGCAAATTCCCTTGGTGGAATTACAGGCCGAATTTTAGGTGGTGTGCTAACCGACTCCTTTAGCTGGCAATGGGCGCTAGGTGTTATCGCTGTTTTTAGCTTGTTTGGGGCTATCGCGGTCTATTTCTTACTACCGAAACAGAAAAATTTCACACCTCAGCGAGGGATGTTTTTCCATCATAATCGCGCGCTCATTACTCACATTCGCAACAAAACCATCTGGTTAGCCATGCTCATCGGTGGCGTGAATTTCGCCCTATTCGTTAATCTATATTCGGTCATGGGTTTTCGTCTGGTATCCGAACCGCATAACTTGCCTATTAGCCTCGCGTCTCTGATTTTCCTCTGTTATTTAGCCGGAACTTTCAGCTCAAAGCTAAGTGGACGTTGGAGCCGTCAATACAACCCAATCACTGGCATGTCTATCGGTGCAGTCATTAGCATGCTAGGAATGTGGATAGCCGTAATCGATGAGCTTCCCTTTATGCTTTTAGGGCTAATGCTCATCAGTTTTGGCGCATTTTTCACCCATACTCTCGCTTATGGTTGGGTGAGTCAGCAAGCCACAACCGCGAAAGCGACGGCAACTGCGATGTATCTCGGGCACTACTATATTGGAGGAAGCTTAGGTGGATTCATGTTGCTCTATTGCTGGCAAGTAGCAAGTTGGGGCGGTGTTATCACCGGAGGAATGATCCTGTATGCGCTCGTTTTCTTTCTTTGCTTTAAATTGCAGTCTCGTCAGACTGACCTTTCCTCTTTCTCGAATGCAAAAACATAA
- a CDS encoding LysR family transcriptional regulator, with product MDSRQLKHFLAVVEHQNFTRAAESLHIAQPALSISIKKFEQQLALELFRRNDRKVTLTHEGNVLLEHAKRIVQQIDDAVLAMAELKGLEKGEVRLGAPSMVGSYFLPEVVMAFKNLYPNLKMTVINAGTQAIRQMLVDGDLDIGVILNEDVPDELDVDPLLSSQMVAVVGVQHPFAKQASISYQQFFDQELVMFKTTYFHREFIDKLCDEFGFTPKFSFETNLLPMILNIVRREFAITALLEIVTENEPDVVAIPFEEPVHLDLAIAWRKEGYLSNADRTFINFVKQYV from the coding sequence ATGGATTCTCGACAGCTTAAACACTTTCTTGCCGTTGTAGAGCATCAGAACTTTACACGTGCAGCGGAGTCTCTGCATATTGCTCAACCTGCACTTTCCATTTCAATCAAAAAGTTTGAACAGCAGCTCGCACTTGAGCTATTTAGGCGCAATGATAGAAAAGTGACGCTAACCCATGAAGGGAACGTTCTTCTTGAACACGCAAAGCGTATTGTTCAACAAATTGATGATGCGGTATTAGCAATGGCGGAGTTGAAAGGGCTTGAAAAAGGAGAGGTCAGGCTTGGCGCTCCTAGCATGGTCGGCTCATATTTTTTGCCTGAAGTTGTGATGGCGTTTAAAAACCTCTATCCAAACCTTAAAATGACCGTCATCAATGCAGGCACTCAAGCAATACGGCAAATGCTGGTGGATGGCGATCTCGACATTGGCGTTATCCTTAACGAAGATGTGCCTGATGAGTTGGATGTTGATCCGCTTTTGAGTTCACAAATGGTCGCAGTGGTCGGGGTACAACATCCGTTCGCAAAACAGGCTTCTATCTCTTATCAGCAGTTCTTTGATCAAGAGTTAGTGATGTTTAAAACAACCTATTTTCACCGTGAATTCATAGACAAGCTGTGCGACGAGTTTGGCTTTACGCCGAAGTTTTCATTTGAAACGAACCTGTTGCCAATGATTTTGAATATCGTAAGGCGAGAATTTGCGATAACTGCTTTGCTAGAAATTGTGACAGAGAATGAACCAGACGTGGTAGCGATTCCATTTGAAGAACCGGTGCACTTGGATTTAGCGATAGCTTGGCGAAAAGAGGGATATTTGTCGAATGCGGACCGAACTTTTATTAATTTCGTAAAGCAGTATGTGTAG
- a CDS encoding glutaredoxin family protein, with amino-acid sequence MKRIVLYVADKCPHCKDAQRYLDSKGIKYRLTNAKMQRGRKELQAMGARSIPVLKIGDQVMVGWNQKNFDKMYNA; translated from the coding sequence ATGAAACGTATTGTTCTTTATGTTGCCGATAAGTGCCCACATTGCAAAGATGCTCAACGCTATTTGGACTCCAAAGGCATTAAATACCGCCTGACTAATGCAAAAATGCAGCGCGGACGCAAAGAACTACAAGCGATGGGTGCTCGTTCAATTCCTGTGCTAAAAATTGGCGATCAAGTCATGGTTGGTTGGAATCAGAAGAACTTTGACAAGATGTATAACGCCTAA
- a CDS encoding YgjP-like metallopeptidase domain-containing protein translates to MHPSLRYINGYPKNIVTQVEQLIQTEKLIPWFEQRYPENHTIKSEKALFEYAMDIKNRYMKKTSPISKVIYDSKIHLINNALGLHTYVAKVHGGKIKSKNEIRIASVFKTAPEPLLRMLVIHELAHIKEKEHDKAFYKLCCHMTPDYHQLELDARLFMIYVDLKNEQNKQ, encoded by the coding sequence ATGCATCCCTCATTACGCTATATAAACGGTTATCCAAAAAATATCGTCACTCAAGTGGAACAGCTAATACAAACCGAGAAGCTTATTCCTTGGTTTGAACAGCGATATCCAGAAAATCACACCATTAAAAGTGAGAAAGCGTTATTTGAATACGCGATGGATATTAAGAATCGTTACATGAAGAAAACCTCACCCATCAGTAAGGTGATTTATGATAGCAAGATCCACCTGATTAATAATGCGTTAGGGCTTCATACCTATGTAGCAAAAGTGCATGGCGGCAAAATAAAATCAAAGAATGAAATTAGAATTGCGAGTGTCTTTAAAACCGCTCCTGAGCCACTGTTAAGAATGTTGGTGATTCATGAACTTGCTCATATTAAAGAGAAAGAGCATGACAAAGCTTTCTACAAACTGTGTTGCCACATGACCCCTGACTATCATCAGCTAGAACTTGATGCTCGTCTTTTTATGATCTACGTTGATCTGAAAAATGAACAAAATAAGCAGTAG
- the rlmF gene encoding 23S rRNA (adenine(1618)-N(6))-methyltransferase RlmF: MTQSKQTSTTEPKKTLSLNKSSDGVTVSQKSNSKNRRSQKASAQPSMTDKSESSKTGSNQSKASNSQAKRPNTKNPNFKKSDFRNKPSSNKPGSNKPNRNKAGGNKPHGKNGGKRSAPKLKGKDGLHVRNQHKGRYDFVALAQALPELSEHIIKNPMGESSIDFSNPVAVKMLNKSLLAHHYGVKHWDIPEGYLCPPIPGRADYIHRVADLINDELDGAEFNHKTVTALDIGMGANCIYPIIGVSEYGWRFVASDVDPLSIKMASFIASTNPHLKGRIQCRLQNDSDSIFKGVIKKKERYDITVCNPPFHKSQEEAQQGSQRKIDNLNANKVKRGGRAIQGKPFKETANLKASSSKAPILNFGGQNNELWCPGGEAEFIAKMVKESADYAHQVLWFTTLMSKGEHVDQTRVLLEKVGARSVKFVEMSQGQKVSRFVAWTFLDKQQRQDWLLGEEQE, encoded by the coding sequence ATGACTCAATCAAAACAAACGTCTACAACCGAGCCGAAAAAAACGTTATCTCTTAATAAGAGTAGTGATGGGGTGACGGTGTCACAAAAGTCGAATTCAAAGAACCGTCGCTCACAAAAAGCGTCAGCTCAACCTTCAATGACAGATAAAAGTGAGTCTAGCAAAACGGGTTCTAATCAATCAAAAGCGTCGAACTCACAGGCAAAGAGACCGAACACGAAGAACCCGAATTTTAAAAAATCAGATTTTCGCAACAAGCCTAGCAGTAATAAACCGGGCAGCAATAAACCAAACCGCAATAAAGCCGGCGGTAATAAACCCCACGGCAAAAACGGCGGCAAGCGTTCAGCACCTAAATTAAAGGGTAAAGATGGCTTACATGTCCGTAACCAGCATAAAGGTCGTTATGACTTCGTTGCCCTTGCTCAAGCACTACCTGAATTAAGTGAGCACATTATTAAGAACCCGATGGGGGAATCGAGCATTGATTTCTCGAACCCAGTTGCGGTCAAAATGCTGAACAAGTCGTTGCTTGCTCATCACTATGGCGTGAAGCATTGGGATATTCCTGAAGGCTACTTATGTCCACCCATTCCAGGGCGAGCGGATTACATTCATCGCGTTGCGGACTTAATTAATGATGAGTTGGATGGGGCTGAGTTTAATCATAAAACTGTTACCGCTCTTGATATCGGTATGGGTGCAAACTGCATCTATCCAATTATTGGTGTCAGTGAATATGGTTGGCGCTTTGTTGCAAGTGACGTTGATCCGCTATCAATCAAGATGGCAAGTTTCATCGCAAGCACAAACCCGCATTTGAAAGGCCGAATCCAGTGTCGCTTACAAAATGACTCTGATTCTATTTTTAAGGGTGTGATCAAGAAAAAAGAACGCTATGACATAACGGTATGTAATCCACCATTCCATAAGTCTCAAGAAGAAGCGCAGCAAGGCAGTCAGCGAAAAATTGACAACTTAAATGCCAATAAAGTAAAACGTGGCGGACGCGCCATTCAAGGAAAACCGTTCAAAGAGACGGCTAATTTGAAAGCGTCATCATCAAAAGCGCCTATACTTAACTTTGGTGGCCAGAACAATGAGTTATGGTGTCCAGGTGGTGAAGCCGAGTTCATCGCGAAGATGGTCAAAGAGAGTGCGGATTATGCACATCAAGTGTTGTGGTTTACTACCTTGATGTCGAAAGGTGAACATGTTGATCAAACGCGAGTGCTACTTGAAAAAGTAGGGGCACGATCAGTTAAATTTGTAGAGATGAGCCAAGGCCAAAAAGTCAGCCGTTTTGTGGCTTGGACATTTTTAGACAAACAGCAGCGACAAGATTGGTTGCTAGGTGAAGAACAAGAGTAA
- the pilW gene encoding type IV pilus biogenesis/stability protein PilW, with amino-acid sequence MKTVSYKVSLLATTALLLSGCVTVTDGEPQTTSDPIAMAESRISLGLGYLENRNMVKARENLELAVRHSPNYYRSHLSMAHYYEVVSEYDKARASYEVALRHDSRNGNVLNNYGTFLCKQGEFEQADRYFNKAIQQPYYYLVSASYENAGFCALKAQHIEKATAYFQRALDHDPNRVRSTLQLANLEVTNDQYNDARLRLLRFHKRYGYQITSLQILIRLESLAGNTVLENKYREQLTKMQG; translated from the coding sequence ATGAAAACCGTATCGTATAAAGTGAGCCTTTTAGCCACCACGGCTTTGCTTCTATCTGGCTGCGTGACTGTAACCGATGGAGAACCACAAACTACCTCAGATCCAATCGCAATGGCTGAGTCACGGATCTCGCTAGGTCTGGGATACTTAGAAAACAGAAACATGGTTAAAGCACGAGAGAATTTAGAGCTCGCCGTCAGACACTCACCAAATTATTATCGCTCCCACCTTTCAATGGCACATTACTATGAGGTGGTATCAGAATATGACAAAGCGCGTGCATCTTATGAAGTCGCACTTAGGCATGATTCACGAAATGGGAATGTCTTAAACAACTACGGAACTTTCTTATGCAAGCAGGGAGAGTTTGAACAAGCAGATCGCTACTTCAACAAAGCCATTCAACAGCCTTATTATTATCTCGTTTCAGCCAGTTACGAAAATGCGGGGTTCTGTGCTCTAAAAGCACAACACATTGAAAAGGCAACGGCGTATTTCCAACGCGCATTAGATCATGACCCCAACCGAGTAAGATCAACATTACAGCTCGCCAATTTAGAGGTAACCAATGATCAATATAATGACGCTCGCTTACGCCTGTTACGTTTCCACAAACGATATGGCTATCAAATAACCTCATTACAAATTCTGATTAGATTAGAGTCGCTAGCAGGAAACACAGTATTGGAGAATAAATACCGTGAGCAACTTACGAAAATGCAAGGATAA